In Pelosinus sp. UFO1, one genomic interval encodes:
- the fsa gene encoding fructose-6-phosphate aldolase — translation MKFFLDTANFNEIKDAAALGVVAGVTTNPSLIAKEKRNIKEVIKEICGLVDGPVSAEVISTVFEDMLPEARELAAIADNVVVKVPLNMEGLKTVKALKSEGIKTNVTLIFSANQALMAARAGASYVSPFVGRLDDIGQDGIELVKTIADIFAIHDIETEIIAASVRHPIHVTQSALAGSHIATVPYKVLISLLQHPLTDAGIKRFLEDWKNANL, via the coding sequence TTGAAATTCTTCCTTGATACAGCAAACTTTAATGAAATTAAGGACGCTGCGGCCTTAGGGGTTGTAGCTGGAGTTACGACAAACCCTTCTTTAATTGCAAAAGAAAAAAGAAATATAAAAGAAGTTATAAAAGAAATTTGTGGACTAGTTGACGGCCCTGTTAGTGCAGAAGTCATTAGTACTGTTTTTGAAGATATGTTGCCAGAAGCACGGGAGTTAGCAGCTATTGCAGACAATGTGGTTGTTAAGGTCCCGTTAAATATGGAGGGGCTTAAAACAGTAAAGGCTCTAAAAAGTGAAGGGATTAAAACGAATGTTACATTAATCTTTTCTGCGAATCAAGCCCTTATGGCCGCTCGTGCCGGAGCTTCTTATGTTAGTCCTTTTGTTGGCCGGCTAGATGATATCGGTCAGGATGGTATTGAATTAGTAAAAACCATAGCTGATATTTTTGCTATTCATGATATTGAAACAGAGATTATTGCTGCAAGCGTGCGCCATCCGATTCATGTTACCCAATCCGCCTTGGCTGGGTCACACATTGCTACTGTACCTTATAAAGTGCTTATTAGTTTACTTCAGCATCCTTTAACGGATGCAGGGATAAAAAGATTTCTAGAAGACTGGAAAAACGCAAATTTATAG
- a CDS encoding response regulator → MSNITHTVLVVDDQPGIRRLLMEVLTEEGYVVHTAANGYEGLQKVKEVNPVLILMDMKMPGMDGIETLRELKRLNQANKVIMMTAYGELELVNTAKELGAYAYITKPFDIIDLCSMISTLIFGSGKECELKIG, encoded by the coding sequence ATGTCTAATATCACACATACAGTATTAGTTGTTGATGATCAGCCAGGAATTAGAAGATTGTTGATGGAAGTTTTAACTGAAGAAGGATATGTAGTACATACTGCTGCAAATGGTTATGAAGGCTTACAAAAAGTCAAAGAGGTTAACCCGGTTTTGATTTTGATGGACATGAAAATGCCAGGCATGGACGGAATTGAAACACTCCGTGAGCTCAAAAGATTAAACCAAGCTAATAAAGTGATTATGATGACAGCATATGGCGAATTGGAACTGGTCAATACTGCCAAAGAACTAGGTGCTTACGCATATATTACGAAACCTTTTGATATTATTGATTTATGTTCTATGATTAGTACGTTAATATTTGGTAGTGGTAAGGAATGTGAATTAAAGATCGGCTAA
- a CDS encoding peptidoglycan DD-metalloendopeptidase family protein, which produces MNLIWIQKQRSRLLYMLAAFVCVGSLLFFAGKTPKNQPIEQKAETVQSEEKANTVAQPESVPKNKIHTVKEGETLGVIAEQYNIDVDTLLGANENLGTDIHPGDQLVILPQKGILYRADMGDTLWRIASTFQVDVAAIMAANDKKDEDLAIGENLFIPGGKKIKEPERLLARAESPVSRGGVSNRFIWPTVGDVSSGFGYRWGRHHDGIDLANDIGTTVRAARSGRVTYSGWSSGYGRLVIIEHDQGYTTYYGHLNESLVENGEYVKAGQSIAYMGNTGESTGPHLHFEVRKNGTPINPYSVLP; this is translated from the coding sequence GTGAATTTGATTTGGATACAAAAACAACGATCAAGATTATTATATATGTTGGCAGCTTTTGTTTGTGTGGGATCTCTTCTTTTTTTTGCGGGTAAAACCCCTAAGAACCAACCAATAGAACAAAAGGCAGAGACAGTTCAATCGGAGGAAAAAGCCAATACAGTAGCTCAGCCAGAAAGCGTTCCTAAAAATAAAATCCACACTGTTAAAGAAGGTGAGACCTTAGGTGTGATTGCCGAGCAGTATAATATTGATGTTGATACTTTGCTGGGAGCAAATGAAAATTTAGGAACTGATATTCATCCAGGAGATCAATTAGTAATTTTACCGCAAAAAGGTATACTCTATCGTGCAGACATGGGGGATACCCTATGGAGGATTGCGAGTACGTTTCAAGTAGATGTAGCTGCTATTATGGCGGCTAATGATAAAAAGGATGAAGATTTAGCGATTGGCGAGAATCTATTCATTCCTGGTGGTAAAAAAATTAAAGAGCCGGAACGGTTATTGGCAAGAGCTGAGTCACCGGTCTCACGTGGCGGTGTTAGTAATCGTTTTATTTGGCCGACAGTAGGAGACGTAAGTTCTGGTTTTGGCTACCGGTGGGGGAGACATCATGACGGTATTGATCTTGCGAATGATATTGGAACAACCGTTCGCGCTGCTCGCTCGGGACGTGTAACCTATAGCGGTTGGTCGAGTGGATATGGTCGATTGGTTATTATAGAGCACGATCAAGGATATACGACTTACTATGGGCATCTTAATGAATCTCTTGTAGAAAATGGAGAGTACGTAAAAGCAGGTCAAAGTATTGCTTACATGGGGAACACAGGGGAATCTACAGGCCCACATCTTCATTTTGAAGTGCGGAAAAATGGTACACCGATTAATCCTTATAGTGTATTACCATGA
- the glpX gene encoding class II fructose-bisphosphatase, producing the protein MDRELALEFVRVTEAAAIASGRWMGKGEKNLADQAAVDAMRAAFDSVNINGKVVIGEGEMDEAPMLYIGEDVGGGGLDVDIAVDPLEGTNLIAKGLPGAIAVLAIASRGGLLHAPDMYMDKIAVGPKCAGKVSIKASVTENLKAVATALERKIEDLTVVILDRPRHADIIAEARSAGARIKLITDGDVSPAVNVCIEGTGVHMMIGMGGAPEGVIAAAAVKCLGGDMQGILRPENEQEIARAKTMGIMDINKVLTIDDLVKGEDVFFAATAITQGDLLNGVRYFGGGARTHSIVMRYKTGTVRFVDAIHKFDRKPFSIKRA; encoded by the coding sequence ATGGATCGTGAACTCGCACTTGAATTTGTCCGTGTAACAGAAGCCGCGGCGATTGCCTCAGGACGTTGGATGGGTAAAGGGGAAAAAAACTTAGCCGATCAGGCAGCTGTTGACGCAATGCGTGCAGCTTTTGATAGTGTTAATATTAATGGTAAAGTTGTTATTGGCGAAGGGGAAATGGATGAGGCTCCAATGCTATATATTGGGGAAGACGTTGGCGGTGGTGGCCTTGATGTAGATATCGCAGTTGATCCTCTAGAAGGAACAAACTTAATTGCCAAAGGTTTACCTGGTGCTATTGCAGTTCTAGCCATTGCATCCCGCGGTGGTCTTTTACATGCCCCGGATATGTATATGGATAAAATTGCCGTTGGGCCTAAGTGTGCCGGTAAAGTAAGCATTAAGGCATCGGTTACTGAAAACTTAAAGGCAGTAGCGACTGCTTTAGAGCGTAAAATAGAAGACTTGACAGTTGTTATTCTAGATCGTCCTCGCCACGCTGACATTATTGCAGAAGCACGTAGTGCTGGCGCGCGAATCAAGCTAATTACAGATGGTGATGTATCTCCGGCTGTTAACGTATGTATTGAAGGCACAGGCGTTCATATGATGATTGGTATGGGTGGTGCGCCAGAAGGTGTTATCGCAGCTGCTGCGGTAAAATGCTTAGGTGGCGATATGCAAGGTATTTTGCGCCCTGAAAATGAACAAGAGATTGCCCGGGCTAAAACGATGGGTATTATGGATATTAATAAAGTATTGACGATTGATGATTTGGTAAAAGGCGAGGATGTGTTTTTCGCTGCAACCGCTATTACCCAAGGTGATTTATTAAATGGTGTGCGCTATTTTGGTGGCGGTGCACGGACCCATTCTATTGTTATGCGTTATAAAACTGGTACTGTGCGTTTTGTCGATGCCATTCATAAATTTGACCGTAAACCTTTTTCCATTAAACGAGCATAG
- a CDS encoding methyl-accepting chemotaxis protein, translating to MADYIITSEMAGSLAQFIYQNTNYHIIICNQDAMIVGDSDGGKRLGTKHEGSQKILSGHLDEYVVTTADVQKNPTLKEGQNYPIEVDGQRVGTFAIAGQLDYVRPIAKVVVALLSSRLKQAKQIEIVQGVAHAVSRNVEQAVAAIEGISASSQELAANTESVVNVSHDSVRRVKDTGKILDMSRKIATQTKLLSLNASIEAARAGNYGRGFAVVAQEMQNLAQNSADATENINKILQEIQESIQKVIDGINQSAVISNKQAGTMQDIIKVVQDVQTSSADLVAAFERNE from the coding sequence ATGGCTGACTATATAATAACCTCGGAAATGGCAGGCTCTTTAGCTCAGTTTATTTATCAAAATACAAACTATCATATCATCATTTGTAACCAAGATGCTATGATTGTCGGGGATTCTGACGGTGGAAAACGACTTGGAACAAAACACGAAGGGTCACAAAAAATCCTTAGTGGGCATTTGGATGAATATGTAGTAACTACGGCAGATGTGCAAAAAAATCCAACCTTAAAGGAAGGGCAAAATTATCCAATTGAGGTAGATGGACAGAGGGTGGGTACTTTTGCAATTGCTGGTCAGTTAGATTATGTCCGTCCCATCGCTAAGGTTGTGGTAGCTTTGCTTAGTAGTCGCTTAAAGCAGGCAAAACAAATCGAAATTGTACAGGGAGTCGCCCACGCTGTTTCGCGGAATGTAGAACAGGCTGTTGCTGCTATCGAAGGTATTTCTGCATCTTCTCAAGAATTGGCTGCCAATACGGAAAGCGTAGTAAATGTTTCTCATGACTCAGTTAGAAGGGTAAAGGACACAGGCAAGATACTTGATATGAGTCGTAAAATTGCTACCCAAACAAAGCTATTGAGTTTAAATGCTTCTATTGAAGCCGCTAGGGCGGGGAATTATGGTAGAGGTTTTGCCGTTGTAGCACAAGAAATGCAAAACCTAGCTCAAAATAGTGCCGATGCAACCGAAAATATCAATAAAATTTTGCAAGAGATACAAGAGTCCATTCAAAAAGTGATTGATGGTATTAATCAGTCTGCTGTAATTTCCAATAAGCAAGCAGGGACAATGCAAGATATTATTAAAGTCGTACAGGATGTACAAACATCTTCTGCTGATTTGGTAGCGGCCTTTGAAAGAAATGAATGA
- the argS gene encoding arginine--tRNA ligase, translated as MDIKDLLQTAIYQAAHKAIADGVFADHELPQVILEVPPKKEFGDFATNFAMQAARGAKTNPRVIAEAIVERMNETWMEKAVIAGPGFINFYLKTDWLYTMLADVLTQGENYGNSQAGGKEKIQVEFVSANPTGPLHVGHGRGAAVGSALVNLLKAAGYDVASEYYINDAGNQIDNLAASVHARYLELLRQEVDFPENGYHGEDIIDTAKGIIDREGDAYLAFSVEERLTKFKEIALQEKLAALKADLASFNVYFDVWFSECTLHQNGALEKTCQVLKDNGSIYEHDGALWLKSTAYGDDKDRVVIRDNKIPTYLAADIAYHRNKLERGFKQLINIWGADHHGYICRVKAAIGSLGYSPEQLEVLIVQMVSLYRGGQLVKMSKRTGQSVTLTELIEEVGTDAARFFFIMRSLDSQLDFDLDLAKSTSNENPVYYIQYAYARIASIFRQATEDGITLGEIDYSKLNFLTTECEIDLIKKLGEYKEEIIDAAKERAPHRIARYVHDLAGQFHTFYNQCRIKGVDRDLQLARMGLALAVQTTIRHALNILGISAPEKM; from the coding sequence GTGGATATTAAAGATTTATTGCAGACGGCAATTTACCAAGCAGCTCATAAAGCCATTGCTGATGGTGTATTTGCAGATCATGAGTTACCTCAAGTTATCTTAGAGGTGCCACCTAAAAAAGAATTTGGTGATTTTGCTACGAATTTTGCAATGCAGGCAGCTAGAGGAGCGAAAACCAATCCAAGGGTCATTGCCGAGGCCATTGTAGAACGAATGAATGAAACATGGATGGAAAAAGCCGTTATTGCTGGTCCTGGTTTTATTAATTTTTATTTAAAAACAGACTGGTTATATACTATGTTGGCAGATGTGTTAACTCAGGGTGAAAATTATGGGAACAGCCAAGCTGGTGGGAAAGAAAAAATTCAGGTGGAATTTGTCAGCGCAAATCCAACTGGACCACTTCATGTAGGTCATGGACGTGGCGCAGCAGTCGGAAGTGCATTGGTTAATTTATTAAAAGCTGCAGGTTATGATGTAGCGAGTGAATACTATATTAATGATGCTGGTAATCAAATTGATAATTTAGCTGCATCTGTTCATGCTCGCTATTTAGAACTCTTACGTCAGGAAGTTGATTTTCCCGAAAATGGATACCATGGTGAGGATATTATTGACACGGCTAAAGGTATTATTGATCGAGAAGGAGATGCCTATCTGGCCTTTTCTGTAGAGGAACGATTAACCAAATTTAAAGAAATCGCATTACAGGAAAAATTAGCGGCGCTAAAAGCTGATCTAGCCTCTTTTAATGTATACTTTGATGTATGGTTTAGCGAATGTACCTTGCATCAAAATGGTGCATTAGAAAAGACTTGTCAAGTTCTAAAAGATAATGGTTCTATCTATGAACATGATGGGGCTCTTTGGTTAAAATCCACAGCCTATGGGGATGATAAAGACCGAGTGGTAATTCGGGATAATAAAATTCCTACTTATTTAGCTGCTGATATTGCCTATCATCGCAATAAATTAGAGCGAGGGTTTAAGCAACTCATTAATATTTGGGGTGCTGACCATCATGGGTACATATGCCGTGTGAAAGCTGCTATTGGCTCCTTGGGGTATTCTCCTGAACAATTAGAAGTTCTAATTGTACAAATGGTGAGTTTATACAGAGGCGGTCAATTGGTTAAGATGTCAAAACGCACAGGTCAAAGTGTTACATTAACAGAACTGATTGAAGAAGTTGGCACAGATGCTGCAAGATTCTTCTTTATTATGCGTTCTCTTGATAGCCAATTGGATTTTGATCTTGACTTGGCGAAATCTACATCAAACGAAAATCCAGTCTATTATATTCAATACGCTTATGCACGAATTGCTAGCATATTCCGTCAAGCTACAGAAGATGGTATCACGCTTGGTGAGATTGATTATAGTAAATTAAATTTCCTAACAACGGAATGTGAGATCGATTTGATTAAAAAGTTGGGTGAATACAAAGAAGAAATAATTGATGCAGCAAAAGAACGGGCACCACACCGTATTGCTCGATACGTACATGACTTAGCAGGACAATTTCATACTTTTTATAACCAATGCCGTATTAAGGGTGTGGATCGTGATTTACAATTAGCGCGAATGGGTTTAGCCTTGGCTGTACAAACAACCATTCGTCATGCACTCAATATTTTAGGAATCAGTGCTCCAGAGAAAATGTAG
- a CDS encoding Yip1 family protein: MGNIFDIMYDVLFQPKMGMRVIADKKNISQSLIVFFLSLLIPLWALYFGLKASSVTALVHLVIGFKIIASLMLWIIGTAVWHLIAEFFGGRGTAVGLFSALGFAYFPSVLIVPLWVFAALLPANFKSIMMALVALLILSWSFVLHIVAIKEVYQFSTAKAVLVLVTPMLIMVLVGAVAFTFISSALIQMPMWL; this comes from the coding sequence ATGGGTAATATATTTGATATTATGTATGATGTATTATTTCAGCCCAAGATGGGGATGAGGGTTATTGCCGATAAGAAGAATATTAGTCAATCTCTGATTGTGTTTTTTCTTAGTCTATTAATACCTTTATGGGCCTTGTATTTTGGATTAAAGGCTTCTAGTGTGACAGCCCTAGTTCACTTAGTAATCGGGTTTAAGATAATTGCCAGTCTTATGCTATGGATTATAGGAACTGCCGTGTGGCATTTAATTGCAGAATTCTTTGGGGGTAGAGGCACAGCTGTTGGCTTATTTTCCGCTTTAGGCTTTGCCTATTTTCCCTCCGTACTTATTGTGCCATTGTGGGTATTCGCGGCTTTATTACCAGCTAATTTTAAGAGTATAATGATGGCCTTAGTAGCGCTCCTAATTTTGAGTTGGTCATTTGTTTTACACATCGTAGCAATTAAAGAAGTGTATCAATTTTCTACAGCCAAAGCTGTGCTCGTACTTGTTACGCCAATGCTGATTATGGTATTAGTAGGTGCGGTTGCCTTTACCTTTATTAGCAGTGCGTTGATTCAGATGCCAATGTGGTTGTAG
- a CDS encoding SpoIID/LytB domain-containing protein gives MENKHRVKQLLLAIGVLVILAGGCSFLPSPAPKPAPEVPAPSPVEPIPGVELLNVNNYKNEPTITVWIADKGYVDRMMLEKYLEGVLAREMEPNWPIEALAAQAITSRTLTLHAIEAGTIRRLHHADVSTSKEELQAYAPELVNENVREAVRRTRGQVLVYAGGLINAIYSSCNGQIAATKEESFPKEIPTPTPYFQPVTDQCFQYAPEKEKNWEVKIPGNEVAAAIGYRGNPADIRILEKGPSGRILTIGAGNQKIFGAEFRKAVGYDRLRSTLITEMNYDGQNFVFKGMGWGNGVGLCQWGAYTYAEQGKTAEDIVKAYYVGADVIKLWQ, from the coding sequence ATGGAAAATAAACATAGAGTGAAGCAGTTATTATTAGCGATTGGAGTGTTAGTCATATTAGCAGGGGGATGTTCTTTTTTGCCTTCGCCAGCTCCTAAACCTGCACCGGAAGTTCCGGCACCCAGCCCAGTTGAGCCAATACCAGGGGTAGAGCTTTTAAATGTTAACAATTATAAAAATGAACCTACCATTACAGTATGGATTGCAGATAAAGGCTATGTAGATAGGATGATGTTAGAGAAATATTTGGAGGGGGTTCTGGCTAGGGAAATGGAGCCAAATTGGCCGATAGAAGCGTTAGCCGCGCAAGCCATTACCTCAAGGACACTAACCCTTCATGCAATTGAAGCAGGCACAATTAGGCGCTTGCACCATGCTGATGTTAGTACCTCAAAGGAAGAGCTACAAGCTTATGCACCTGAACTTGTTAATGAAAATGTCAGAGAAGCAGTACGTCGTACTCGTGGGCAGGTATTGGTATATGCTGGTGGTCTAATAAACGCTATCTATAGCTCATGTAATGGGCAAATTGCCGCCACGAAGGAAGAGAGTTTTCCGAAGGAGATTCCGACGCCTACGCCCTATTTTCAGCCCGTGACGGATCAGTGTTTTCAATACGCACCAGAAAAAGAAAAAAACTGGGAAGTCAAGATACCTGGTAATGAAGTAGCAGCTGCCATAGGTTACCGTGGTAATCCGGCAGATATTAGGATTTTAGAAAAAGGACCTTCAGGCCGTATCCTGACCATAGGCGCAGGAAATCAAAAAATATTTGGTGCTGAATTTAGAAAGGCAGTCGGCTATGATCGGCTGCGATCCACATTAATTACAGAAATGAATTATGATGGTCAAAATTTTGTATTTAAGGGCATGGGCTGGGGTAATGGTGTAGGGCTGTGTCAATGGGGGGCCTATACTTACGCAGAGCAAGGGAAAACAGCAGAGGATATTGTAAAAGCTTATTATGTCGGAGCAGATGTAATAAAATTGTGGCAATAA
- the rpoE gene encoding DNA-directed RNA polymerase subunit delta has translation MTEMMKQVSEVELAYKILQKTGHSMYFRDLITEVLELKGRRIHSLAHAMSEVHTQINMDSRFVHMGKGMWGLMDWSPQQLSAHSNDENESVTSSFSSRREKLFEEIQQEYVAASTEPGERE, from the coding sequence ATGACAGAAATGATGAAACAAGTCTCAGAGGTAGAATTGGCTTATAAAATTTTGCAAAAAACAGGACACTCTATGTATTTTAGAGATTTAATAACAGAGGTTTTAGAGCTTAAGGGACGCAGAATTCATTCTTTGGCTCATGCCATGTCCGAAGTGCATACACAAATCAATATGGATAGCCGATTTGTTCATATGGGAAAAGGTATGTGGGGTCTTATGGACTGGTCGCCTCAACAATTAAGCGCTCACTCCAATGATGAAAACGAGAGTGTAACTAGTTCTTTTTCATCTCGCCGAGAAAAACTTTTTGAAGAAATCCAGCAAGAATATGTTGCAGCTTCAACAGAGCCTGGTGAGCGAGAATAA
- a CDS encoding DUF1934 domain-containing protein, whose protein sequence is MKNVVVTIIGTQKDEQKEESRIELITLGRCYSKNGVNYILYKDSEISGLEGVTTMLKVYDKQVTLVRTGSVEHKQDFRLGEKSRSAYVTPYGTMQMSIVTNSLEITSDSITGIKDLDISYELEMNGQWQSANTLSISIREESKRGY, encoded by the coding sequence ATGAAAAATGTTGTAGTTACGATAATTGGCACACAAAAGGATGAGCAAAAGGAAGAATCACGGATTGAACTGATCACTTTAGGTCGCTGTTATAGTAAAAATGGTGTAAACTATATCTTGTATAAAGATAGCGAAATATCAGGTCTTGAAGGTGTCACCACAATGCTAAAAGTGTACGATAAACAGGTGACACTAGTAAGAACGGGCAGCGTAGAGCATAAACAAGACTTTCGGTTGGGCGAAAAAAGCCGTAGCGCATATGTTACGCCTTATGGTACTATGCAAATGAGTATAGTGACAAACAGCCTGGAGATAACCTCAGATAGTATTACTGGAATTAAAGATCTAGATATTAGTTATGAATTAGAAATGAACGGACAATGGCAAAGCGCTAATACCTTGTCTATCAGCATACGGGAGGAAAGCAAACGTGGATATTAA
- a CDS encoding CTP synthase → MAKYIFVTGGVVSSLGKGITAASLGRLLKNRGLKVTIQKFDPYINIDPGTMSPYQHGEVFVTDDGAETDLDLGHYERFIDINLSKSSNVTAGKIYLSVINKERKGDYLGSTVQVIPHITNEIKDRVYRVGKEDNADVVITEIGGTVGDIESLPFLEAIRQVKKEVGRNDVLYLHVTLLPYIAAAGELKTKPTQHSVKELRGIGITPDIIVCRTEYDISPDMRDKLALFCDIDSNAVIQNKTASSIYEVPLMLQEQGLDRIVLEKLKIDAGDADMADWRKMVHKIINPTNTVKIAIVGKYVALPDAYLSVAEALRHAGIANDTSIQVHWINAEEIEDEAVDLKKCFEGVDGILVPGGFGDRGVEGKIKAIQYARENKVPFFGLCLGMQCAVVEFARNVCKMADAHSTEFNGETNYPVIDLMSEQVAVEEKGGTMRLGVYPCKVSEGTLTQQAYQDEIIYERHRHRWEFNNAYREQLTQAGLVIGGTLPNGRLVEIVEVKDHPWFVGTQFHPELKSRPTNPHPLFREFVKAALSNKK, encoded by the coding sequence ATGGCAAAATATATATTTGTTACCGGGGGGGTTGTATCTTCACTTGGTAAAGGTATTACTGCTGCTTCATTGGGGCGGTTATTAAAGAATCGCGGACTGAAGGTTACCATTCAAAAATTCGATCCCTACATAAATATTGATCCAGGAACCATGAGTCCTTATCAACATGGTGAAGTATTTGTTACGGACGATGGAGCCGAAACAGATTTGGATTTGGGTCATTATGAACGTTTTATTGATATTAATTTAAGCAAAAGTTCCAATGTGACAGCAGGAAAAATATATTTGTCTGTTATTAATAAAGAACGTAAAGGTGATTATTTAGGAAGTACAGTCCAAGTCATTCCTCATATCACCAATGAAATAAAAGATCGTGTTTACCGTGTAGGTAAAGAAGATAATGCAGATGTTGTTATTACTGAAATTGGCGGCACTGTAGGTGATATTGAAAGTCTGCCCTTCTTAGAAGCAATTCGCCAGGTGAAAAAAGAAGTAGGGCGCAATGATGTACTTTATCTTCATGTAACATTATTACCTTACATTGCTGCAGCAGGAGAATTAAAAACTAAACCTACTCAACATAGTGTAAAAGAACTAAGAGGTATTGGTATTACTCCTGATATTATTGTTTGTCGTACGGAATATGATATCTCTCCAGATATGCGAGATAAATTAGCACTTTTCTGTGATATTGATTCCAATGCAGTCATTCAAAATAAAACAGCGTCAAGTATTTATGAAGTTCCTTTGATGTTACAAGAGCAAGGTCTTGATCGTATTGTCTTAGAAAAGCTTAAAATAGATGCTGGCGATGCAGATATGGCTGACTGGCGCAAAATGGTTCACAAGATTATTAACCCTACCAATACTGTTAAAATTGCTATTGTCGGTAAATATGTAGCTTTACCTGACGCATACTTAAGTGTAGCAGAAGCATTAAGACATGCCGGCATTGCTAATGATACATCCATCCAGGTTCACTGGATCAATGCAGAAGAAATTGAAGACGAGGCTGTGGATCTTAAAAAGTGCTTTGAGGGTGTTGATGGTATTTTGGTACCAGGCGGCTTTGGCGATCGGGGTGTGGAAGGCAAAATTAAAGCCATCCAATATGCCAGAGAAAACAAGGTGCCATTTTTCGGATTGTGCTTAGGAATGCAATGTGCTGTTGTTGAGTTTGCTCGTAATGTATGTAAAATGGCAGATGCTCATAGTACAGAGTTTAATGGTGAGACAAATTATCCTGTGATTGATCTGATGTCAGAACAAGTGGCTGTTGAAGAAAAAGGCGGAACTATGCGCCTAGGTGTTTACCCATGTAAGGTATCAGAAGGTACCTTGACTCAGCAAGCTTACCAAGATGAGATTATTTATGAACGTCATCGTCATCGTTGGGAGTTCAATAATGCCTACAGAGAGCAGCTTACCCAGGCTGGTCTTGTGATCGGTGGAACTTTACCTAATGGTCGTTTGGTAGAAATCGTGGAAGTGAAGGATCATCCATGGTTTGTTGGTACTCAATTTCATCCAGAACTGAAATCACGTCCAACCAATCCTCATCCTTTATTCAGAGAATTTGTAAAGGCTGCTCTGAGCAACAAGAAGTAG
- the sppA gene encoding signal peptide peptidase SppA produces the protein MYKKSVMVVIGIFVVLSLVGLASMANSAKERGKANHSGKIAIIHVEGVILGGRGQSTVLFEQGGTDQVIKQIHEARDDKDVQAVVLRINSPGGSAAASQEVGEELKKLRAQGKVVVTSMGDVAASGGYWLAACTDKIYANPTTMTGSIGVYMPYANWEELYKKVGIYQEKIKSGPHKDIMSPERQMTQEEREIIQTMVNDIYNQFVEVVAEGRKMDKDQVRKLADGRIYTGNQGKQLGLVDELGNMYDAIDGAAQLAGIVGKPEIKELGKQTPWQMLFGPSEKVSTLLEQFLFKKAQNELSSGIPLEASPEKWQVK, from the coding sequence ATGTATAAAAAATCAGTTATGGTTGTAATTGGCATATTTGTAGTACTTTCCCTTGTCGGTTTAGCATCTATGGCAAACAGTGCAAAGGAACGGGGAAAGGCAAATCATTCTGGTAAAATCGCCATCATCCACGTTGAAGGTGTTATTTTAGGCGGTCGAGGGCAAAGCACTGTACTTTTTGAACAAGGTGGTACCGACCAAGTCATTAAGCAAATCCATGAAGCAAGAGATGACAAAGACGTACAAGCTGTGGTTCTCAGGATTAATAGTCCAGGTGGCAGCGCAGCAGCTTCTCAAGAAGTAGGAGAAGAACTTAAAAAACTGCGGGCTCAAGGTAAAGTAGTGGTGACTTCTATGGGGGATGTTGCAGCCTCGGGAGGATATTGGCTGGCAGCTTGTACGGATAAAATTTATGCAAATCCTACAACGATGACCGGTAGTATCGGAGTCTATATGCCTTATGCAAATTGGGAAGAGTTATATAAAAAAGTTGGTATTTATCAAGAGAAAATTAAAAGTGGTCCTCATAAAGATATTATGTCTCCTGAACGACAAATGACACAGGAAGAGCGAGAAATCATTCAAACTATGGTGAATGATATTTACAATCAGTTTGTGGAAGTTGTAGCTGAAGGGCGTAAGATGGACAAGGACCAGGTGCGGAAGTTAGCTGATGGACGTATTTATACAGGAAATCAAGGGAAGCAATTAGGTTTGGTTGACGAATTAGGCAATATGTATGATGCCATTGATGGGGCCGCACAGTTGGCGGGTATTGTGGGAAAACCAGAAATAAAGGAGCTTGGCAAACAAACCCCTTGGCAAATGCTCTTTGGACCTAGTGAAAAGGTAAGTACTTTGCTAGAACAGTTTTTGTTTAAAAAAGCACAAAATGAGTTAAGTTCTGGCATTCCTTTGGAAGCTTCGCCAGAAAAATGGCAGGTGAAGTAA